One Malania oleifera isolate guangnan ecotype guangnan chromosome 9, ASM2987363v1, whole genome shotgun sequence DNA segment encodes these proteins:
- the LOC131163730 gene encoding small heat shock protein, chloroplastic isoform X2, protein MASSIALRRAAPATLLGRLLNGIRSASIAPSVTRSFNTNAQRSSFDDDEDRSVAVDRQSDRSISRRRDTLPGFFSDVLDPFSPSRSVSQLLNLMDQLMENPFVSASRGMGRRSWDVKEDNDALFLRMDMPGLGKADVKVSVEQNTLIIKGEGEKEADEDEDVRRYSSRIELPPNLYKVDSIKAEMRNGVLKVVVPKVKEEERKEVHQVKIE, encoded by the exons ATGGCCTCATCAATTGCCCTGCGACGAGCTGCGCCTGCGACCCTTCTCGGCAGGCTCCTGAATGGAATCCGCTCTGCATCAATTGCGCCCTCAGTCACCCGCTCCTTCAACACGAATGCTCAGAGGAGCAGCTTCGACGACGACGAAGACCGCAGCGTCGCCGTCGACCGCCAGTCCGATCGCTCTATCTCTCGCCGCCGCGACACCCTTCCCGGTTTTTTCTCAG ATGTGCTGGACCCGTTCTCCCCATCGCGAAGCGTGAGCCAATTGCTGAACTTGATGGACCAGTTGATGGAGAACCCATTTGTGTCGGCGTCGAGGGGGATGGGGAGGAGAAGCTGGGACGTGAAGGAGGACAACGATGCTCTCTTTCTGAGAATGGACATGCCTGGGCTCGGCAAGGCGGACGTGAAGGTGTCGGTGGAGCAGAACACACTGATCATCAAAGGCGAAGGAGAGAAGGAAGCGGATGAGGATGAAGACGTGCGGAGGTATTCCAGCAGGATCGAACTCCCTCCGAATCTGTATAAGGTCGATTCCATCAAGGCGGAGATGAGGAACGGCGTGCTTAAGGTTGTAGTGCCGAAAGTGAAGGAGGAAGAGAGGAAAGAGGTGCATCAGGTGAAGATCGAGTGA
- the LOC131163730 gene encoding small heat shock protein, chloroplastic isoform X1 — protein MASSIALRRAAPATLLGRLLNGIRSASIAPSVTRSFNTNAQRSSFDDDEDRSVAVDRQSDRSISRRRDTLPGFFSGNVLDPFSPSRSVSQLLNLMDQLMENPFVSASRGMGRRSWDVKEDNDALFLRMDMPGLGKADVKVSVEQNTLIIKGEGEKEADEDEDVRRYSSRIELPPNLYKVDSIKAEMRNGVLKVVVPKVKEEERKEVHQVKIE, from the exons ATGGCCTCATCAATTGCCCTGCGACGAGCTGCGCCTGCGACCCTTCTCGGCAGGCTCCTGAATGGAATCCGCTCTGCATCAATTGCGCCCTCAGTCACCCGCTCCTTCAACACGAATGCTCAGAGGAGCAGCTTCGACGACGACGAAGACCGCAGCGTCGCCGTCGACCGCCAGTCCGATCGCTCTATCTCTCGCCGCCGCGACACCCTTCCCGGTTTTTTCTCAGGTA ATGTGCTGGACCCGTTCTCCCCATCGCGAAGCGTGAGCCAATTGCTGAACTTGATGGACCAGTTGATGGAGAACCCATTTGTGTCGGCGTCGAGGGGGATGGGGAGGAGAAGCTGGGACGTGAAGGAGGACAACGATGCTCTCTTTCTGAGAATGGACATGCCTGGGCTCGGCAAGGCGGACGTGAAGGTGTCGGTGGAGCAGAACACACTGATCATCAAAGGCGAAGGAGAGAAGGAAGCGGATGAGGATGAAGACGTGCGGAGGTATTCCAGCAGGATCGAACTCCCTCCGAATCTGTATAAGGTCGATTCCATCAAGGCGGAGATGAGGAACGGCGTGCTTAAGGTTGTAGTGCCGAAAGTGAAGGAGGAAGAGAGGAAAGAGGTGCATCAGGTGAAGATCGAGTGA